The genomic interval GGCTTACCCTGCTTGTACTTATCTTCAAGTCTTCATATTGCGAAGAAAGAGCTAGGCTTGAGAAAGAGTTTAAACAAAGTGTATGTTTCACGATTTGAAGCATCACCAGATTTCAATATGCGTATTCTAGATTTTGGTTATCAACCAGAATTACTAGGTGATTGGAACTGTCAGTGTTTTGATCGCATTGTCTTTCCACGGATAATATTCTGGCCATTGATTGCGGCATGTTCCATTTCCGTAAATTGTCAAAAAGCAACATTCAAACCAGAATATATTGTACCTCAATTCTTATTTCAAATAGCTTCTACTTTGTTTAATTTCGATGGAATCCGATATTTCTCTACCAAAGTTGGCTATGAAAGACCTGTGAACATTAATTATGCAATTAAAGTGAAACACATCCACAAAACTGAATATTGCACTTGGCTTAAAGACCAGTTTCTTTTAACGACGCCAATTTTATGGGATGAAATTAAATCAATTACAGAACAATCACATTCGATGTTATTGCAGAATGAAAAATGCCAAATTCGCCAAGGAAAAAAAATGATAGATTATATCGAAACTGAATATAACCAGTTAGAACAAAAAATCGAAACTCTGTCATTGGCAAAAATATAAGAGATCAGGAGCGCGCGAGGAAAACAGAACGAATCGGGTTACAACAACAGCCAACAGCCGCATGCCGGGTGAGTACACCCCAAATTGCGCTGATACTGGTGGTAGGTAAAATTATCGCCTGCTCAAGCTTCGAAGACTCGCTTAGACAGGCAATAATTTTACAATGCTTTTAGGCGCAACTTCGGCATGCGGCGGAACGTTGTATGAAATGCTTGGGAGGCTATCAGAAACCATGAGAAGATACATGTGCGAAGAAATAGAAGAAAAACTACCAATTGAGGCATATTATGAAATCAAGTAAGTACGCATTAGTCCACATCGCCGATATTCATTATCGGAAAGAAACACCAGAAGGTGCATCCAGTATCATAAAGGCGTTTCTTAAAGACTTGGAAGAGCAAATTAAAACAAAAAGTGACTATCAATTCATGATTGCCATTACGGGTGATATTGTCCAAAAGGGTTTTGATTTAGACTCATATCAAGCTTTTATAAACGAGCTTGATAGCAAATTAAATGAAATGGGATTACCCAAAAATGCCCGGTTATTAGTGCCAGGAAACCATGATATAGACCGTAATTTGGTCGCAGAAAAAACGGACGAATTTCTTGATATACATAAAAATGTTTCCAAAAATGAGACAATTTTTAATGATGCATTGAGCAATAGTAATATTATTTCATCTAAGTTTGAAAATTACGACCTATTCTTAACTGAATTTACTGACCATAAAGAGCCCTATTCTGTTTTAGGTTGGGGGAAAAATATAAACAATGAATTAGGAGTGTATTGTCTAAATACTGCTTTGTGTTCATTTGGCGGTCATAACGAAATAAATGACGATGGTGAACTAGCGATTTGTACACGCAATTTAGTCAGTTGGTGTAATTCTCAAAACAATAAAACAAATATTTTGCTAATGCACCACCCAATCGACAACCTTAATGCTTGGAGTAAAAGTGAATTGCAAAAAATAATCGATAATCACTTTCCGATATGTTTATGTGGTCATAGTCATCTTACAAAAGTATATAGTTCCAAACTACCTCCATCCTCATACATCTGCGTTGCACCACCTCTGTTTTGTGGAAAAGACAGTCTCTTAGCTTATTCAATAATCGAAATAGAAGAGAATGAACCCTCAAGAATATTTTACAGAGAATACTCAAACGGTAAATTTTTCCCGAGTCATAATCTAACTAAGAACGTAAACGGTGTAATTGACCTTGATAATGTGAATCTAAAATATTTAAAAGAGTTTGAAGACGATCTCAATCAAGCATTAACTGCATATAAAGGGCAGCCAATAATATTTATTGAACCATATATCTCTGAATCCAGAGAATTTAACGATACGGAAAATCTAGTTAATTCGGTTATTGATTCTCCTGAGAACATATTAATCGTTGCACCTCCACAGTTTGGACTATCTTGTTTGGGACGATACATGCGCTTGGAAGCATTAAAGGCAAACAATTTTTGGCTATATATTGATATACTTCGGGAAAATAGAAAAAATATTCATAGAAACATTGAAAAAGAACTACTTAGATTTAAAAAAAATAAATCAGATGTTAGATGTGTAATCATTGATAATTGGGATAAGGCAAATCAAGAGCATAAAATTATTTCAGAAAATTTGGACAAATATTTTGAAGGTATTCCCTTGATCTTCTTATCAAGCGAAAATTCGTATTCTGGTCCGCTTTCTGGTTTAGAAAAGCTTCAACGACAGTTTCGGCTACTTCACTTACAAGCGTTAAAAAGAAATTCCATTAGACAGTTTGTTTCTCATTACAATAGTCAAGACTCAGATGAAGAAGACGAACTTTTAACGCTCACAACCTCGCACCTCGAATCTCTAAACATCCACAGAACCCCTTTGAATTGCCACACCTTGTTGAGAGTTCACCAGAGTGGCTATAGTGAAAAACTCTTGAATAAATCAAAACTAATGAAAGCCATTCTATTTGTGCTTTTCACTGACCCTGAAAGTTTTTACTATTCTAACTCCAAACCCGAAGTGGATGATAGCACTTTTGTATTAGGATGGTTTTGCAAGAAGTTGATTGAGAATGGCACGAGAAGTTTTAACAGTATCGAGTTCAAAAAAGAAATTAAAGATCTTTGTGAAAAAAGATATATTACTCTCAATATAGAAGCCATGATGAATGTGTTAACAGACAACAACATTTTAATCAAGTATGGAGACACGCTTGAATTCAAGCACAGATACTGGGTTTTTTACTTTGCAGCAGAATATATGCACCATGATGTTAATTTTAAAGAGTATATTTTGCAGAATAGAAGATATGCAAATTTTCCAGAAATATTGGATTTTTATTCGGGCTCTGACGGAAGAAGGGAAGATATTCTCGAAATATTACACAGTGATCTTCAGTCGTTAATTTCTGAAGTTGATGAAAAAATTGGCATTAAAGGCGAGTTTAATCCGTTGTCTAAGTTCTTATGGTCACCACCTGATAAATTGATAGAAGAAACAAGGGTGAAAATCGCAGAAAAAATTGAATCCTCAAATTTGCCCGCAGAACTAAAAGACCAACAAGCCGATAAGCATTATAATTCTAATGCTCCATATAACCAGAGTATCAATAATTTTCTGAATGAATATTCTGTTATTTGCCTCATGGGAAGTATTTCAGCATCTTCCAGAGCGTTAAGAAATAGTACATTTGTAAAACCTGAATTAAGGTTAAAGGTTGCTGAGACAATTTTCAAAGCGTGGGAAGAAATTTCGAAGGTCATATTCTGGCTTTCTCCTATTTTGGCAATAAATGGACGTGCTATGCACGATGGATTTTCTCTTGTTTTATCAGAAGATTTTTCAAACGACCCTCAAATCAGATTTAAGCAAGTTTTGACAGCTAACCCCAATAATGTGGTTCGTTTGTTGAAGGATGACTTGGCATCCAAGAAAATAGGGAAATTATTTTATGAATTATTAAAGGATGGGACTACTGAACTCCAGAAGCACTTTATTTCTATTTTTCTTTTAGAAGTTCGACCTTCTGGTTGGTTTGACAATTTACTTGAACACCTTAACCGTTTACATCCAAGTTCTTATTATTTAGGGGATTTTCTGTCTTCTATAAAAAGTGAAATTCAATTGGGAAGTATGAGAAAAAGTGAAGAAGCGCAATTAAAGCAACTAGTAGGTGCAATACTTGCCAAACGCCGATATGCATCTAAGGCTTTGCAAAATAGAACGAAAGAGATACCTTCAAATATGGTTATTAGTGAAAAAAATAAATTACCAGTCGATCAACTGTTAGCAAAGTATAACCCTAGTAGTCCAGAAAACCATTCGAGAACACTTCGTTAAATAAAAAAACTAGGAATTATCACACATATGATTGATAAATATTTTTAGCCTTAAGAGAAAACGTATTAAAAGGTATTCCAATGACAATATTTTTAAGAAAAGAAGCAGTAAACATGAAAACCGCCTCCCAAGCACATCATACAACAACGGCTATGCGGTTCGGGCGGAGTACCGCCCTCTCCCAAATTGCCCTACGCTACGCTTCGGGCAACTTCGCATAGCCGCAAACGTTGTTTGCAATTGGGGCGGTACTCAAAGACAGAAGACTGCGCCGAAATAAATCTAAAGACAGACAGAAATCAACATCGTTATAGGAGGAATAGATATGGATGTACCTAATACAAGTTATCCTGATTTTCAGAGAAGGGTAATAGCAGCACTTAATAACAAAAAAGTTAATAATAAATGCAACTCATGTGGAGAAAATGATTGGAGTATTTCCGACCAACCATTTGGCATTGTAATAACGTCTCCGAATGCGGGGTTCAGCTTACCACCTCCTAATATTCCAGTTGCGTTTATAGCTTGTAATAATTGTGGAAATATTAGGATGCATTCACTTGCTGCACTTGGTGTTGACAATCAAGGAGGTACTAAATGAATGCTCAATTACCGAGATGCTATATACACTATGATCCAGAGAGAATTGACTACACATTATCCGAGCAAGAATTGAACGAACTTAAAGACCTTTCAGAAAATAACTGGAAAGATTTTTGTATAGGTTGCCTTGGAGTAGGAATACCATGCGCGATAAATGCTGCAGTATTTTATTTCGATGCTGCCTCCAATAACACAACTCCATCTTTTTCATTTAACCTTAACCTAATATTTGCAATTCTTGGAATAGTGCTGGGAATAGCATTTCTCCTTTCTTGGATAAGGACACAAAAAAAATCTGACAAAATTGTAGAAAAAATAAAGGCAAAACCGAGAATGCAATTTCCTATGAATATGCAGCCTGTCGGACAACTTCCTGAAAATAATTTTGGCATTCCAACTGTTACACAACCATAAATTTGATAGAATGATTTCAACATAAATGTAAAAATCAAGACAGATTTAAGATCGGCGGTCGAAAAAAAGCATCGCCCCAACAACCAAACAACAGCGCCATGCCAAAATTACTTTAAACTAAGGTAGGCGGAATTATCGCCAGATCAAGCTTCGAAGACTCGCTCGACAGGCAATAACTTCGCAATACTTTTAGCCGTAACTTCGGCATGCGGCGGAAGTTGTGCGCAATTGTCAGCCGCGAGGAATAAGACCGCAACGGAAAATAAGAGGCGCGCGGAGAAAAAACTATTAAGATGTTAAAAAGGAATTTGCATAACTAAGCTTAAAGGATAAAATCAATGATCCGAGAAATTGCTAATAAAATTAATGAACTATCGAAAATTTATGAGATTGGCAAGCTGCAAAATATTCGCACAGAAATAAAGAAATTAAAGCGGAGGCCAGGTTCTGACATTTTTGATCATTCGACAATTGATAAAAATGATAAGTGGGCATTTCATTATGGTGGTCGAAAGGAATTACAATTTAATATTGGTCTTGAAGAAGAAGGATTCAGGTATGGTTTAGCACTATCACTTGAAGCAAGTCATACCTTGCCGGATATTTCTATTCTTTATCCAAAAGCAAAACGATTAAATCAATTCATCCGGCAATATCCAGATTTTTTTTCTGATTATAAAATGTGGCATTACCAAGAAAATGGAAGAAGCAATATTTATCCTGTAAAACCAATTTCTGAAGATCTGCTTAAATTGCATACGTTTATATTCATAGGTAAGTTATTACCAGAAAACAAAATTGATTATGATGAAGTTCTTAAGACATATGACGAGCTTTTAAAGCCATATGTATTCGTTGAAAAAAATGTAAATAGTGAAATTATTGAATACGGTATGAATGAGGACAATGCATTTAATTTTGAACTTAAAACTCGTAAGCTGCCTAGGAAACGTGATTACACTATTGAGGAAAAATCTATAAACTTGGCGGTAAGGCATACATTGGTGCAGGAAAAACTGATTCAAATCTTATGTGAGAAATACGGAGCAGACAATGTTTCTCCGGAGCATCCTATCAGTGGAAAAAAAATAGATGTTGTATTGAAAAACGGAAAAACAATCGTCTTTTATGAAGTTAAAATATGCGGCTCTGCAAAAGCTTGTATTCGCGAAGCACTCGGTCAACTAATGGAATATTCCTATTGGCCAAATAGAAAAAATGCTGATTTGTTGGTTGTGGTAGGTGAAGAAGAAATAGATTCAAAAACTGCAAAATATTTGAAGTATTTGAATAGCGTTTTTAGTTTACCTATTCAATATGAAAGTATATCAATCAATTAAATAAAATTGGCGGTGTACGGAGAAAAAATTTACAAAACAATAATAAAGACAAAAACAATTAAGAGCGCGCCGGAAATAGGAGTTGCGGGGAAATAAGATCGCGGCTGCCAACAGACGCACAACATCAAGCGTTTTTTCTGCATTCAGGATGCAGAAAAAACCTGTTGAACGAAGCGTTCATCAAAGCAACTGCTGCTATATTATTTATAGGAAAAAGTATTCAGGGCTTAACTTCAGATTCCGGGGCATTCTGTTGTGCAGCAGACACCAATCCCTTAAAAACACATACTGTATGACGATTCTTATCTGACATTACTCCCCCACAGAGTTTAAAAATTCCTTTTTTGACATAGCAAACCTACAGGCATCCATAAATGCTCATTTGACATCGGCATTGACACACTCCTTTACCGCCCATTCAGCTCCTATGTTACCATTGCATCCCTCCTGCCAGGAGGGATGATCAATACCAGTTTCAACAGACCCCTTTTGCACCTTTGACATATCAGCGGGTTCTTCCCTGTTCTTTCCAGAATCTGCTCCCACCAGCTGCCAATTGTTTCCTTTGCAGCCACCGCATACTCACCCATAAGTTTTCTGCACAGGTTAATGTTTTCCCTGCGATCACGGTTTGCAAACAGACCGAAGTGCCGTATTCTCATAAAGCCACCGGGAAGAACGTGGAGCAGAAACCGCCGTATAAACTCCACCGCAGACAGGGTCATCACCTTGCGTTTACAATCGTTGCGGTAATCGGTATAGGAGAAGGTGACTTGACCGTCTTTAAAGGAGAGAATGCGATTTTCGCTTATGGCTATACGGTGAGTGTAGTTGCCAAGGTAGTTAAGAACAGCCTTGGGAGATGCAAATGAGGGTTTGATATAGACAACCCACTCCTTTCTGTAGAGGAGACTGAAGAGGTCGTGAAGTTTACCTTTATCAGTAAACACTTCCAGAACACCGTGGTACTTTATCTCCCCTGCGGCAAGCGCCTGTTTAAAGTACTCCATAAATTTTCCACGGTACACCTGCTTTATCACATCAATATGAGCGAAGAAATCGTTTCTGCAGTGTTTCCACAGGTTGTCTTTTAAACGAAGTCCACCTGCTCATCATCTCAATGAGGAAGTACTTGCTGGTGCCCTTACATGGCGGGACTATTTCAAAAAACACCAAAATGCCATTTCGCTCTGTAGGAGCGACACACCTGTAGCCTGGGGTGAAGCCCGGCGTAACCCCAGGTAAGGAAATAAAAAAATCATCCGGTCCAAATAATTGTAAGGCCAGTGCCAAAATATGCTGTGCAAGTGCCGAATTTTGCACATCCAGCGCCCTGACCGACCAGTGCAAGCGCATATAATTGTAAGGCCAGTGCCAAAATATGCTGTGCAAGTGCCGAATTTTATACATCCAGCGCCCTGACAGACCGATGCAAGCGCATATAATTGTAAGGCCAGTGCCAAAATATGCTGTGCCAGCGCAGAATTTTGCACATCCAGCGCCCTGACCGACCAGTGCAAGCGC from Chitinispirillum alkaliphilum carries:
- a CDS encoding Ser/Thr protein phosphatase family protein encodes the protein MKSSKYALVHIADIHYRKETPEGASSIIKAFLKDLEEQIKTKSDYQFMIAITGDIVQKGFDLDSYQAFINELDSKLNEMGLPKNARLLVPGNHDIDRNLVAEKTDEFLDIHKNVSKNETIFNDALSNSNIISSKFENYDLFLTEFTDHKEPYSVLGWGKNINNELGVYCLNTALCSFGGHNEINDDGELAICTRNLVSWCNSQNNKTNILLMHHPIDNLNAWSKSELQKIIDNHFPICLCGHSHLTKVYSSKLPPSSYICVAPPLFCGKDSLLAYSIIEIEENEPSRIFYREYSNGKFFPSHNLTKNVNGVIDLDNVNLKYLKEFEDDLNQALTAYKGQPIIFIEPYISESREFNDTENLVNSVIDSPENILIVAPPQFGLSCLGRYMRLEALKANNFWLYIDILRENRKNIHRNIEKELLRFKKNKSDVRCVIIDNWDKANQEHKIISENLDKYFEGIPLIFLSSENSYSGPLSGLEKLQRQFRLLHLQALKRNSIRQFVSHYNSQDSDEEDELLTLTTSHLESLNIHRTPLNCHTLLRVHQSGYSEKLLNKSKLMKAILFVLFTDPESFYYSNSKPEVDDSTFVLGWFCKKLIENGTRSFNSIEFKKEIKDLCEKRYITLNIEAMMNVLTDNNILIKYGDTLEFKHRYWVFYFAAEYMHHDVNFKEYILQNRRYANFPEILDFYSGSDGRREDILEILHSDLQSLISEVDEKIGIKGEFNPLSKFLWSPPDKLIEETRVKIAEKIESSNLPAELKDQQADKHYNSNAPYNQSINNFLNEYSVICLMGSISASSRALRNSTFVKPELRLKVAETIFKAWEEISKVIFWLSPILAINGRAMHDGFSLVLSEDFSNDPQIRFKQVLTANPNNVVRLLKDDLASKKIGKLFYELLKDGTTELQKHFISIFLLEVRPSGWFDNLLEHLNRLHPSSYYLGDFLSSIKSEIQLGSMRKSEEAQLKQLVGAILAKRRYASKALQNRTKEIPSNMVISEKNKLPVDQLLAKYNPSSPENHSRTLR
- a CDS encoding transposase, with protein sequence MEYFKQALAAGEIKYHGVLEVFTDKGKLHDLFSLLYRKEWVVYIKPSFASPKAVLNYLGNYTHRIAISENRILSFKDGQVTFSYTDYRNDCKRKVMTLSAVEFIRRFLLHVLPGGFMRIRHFGLFANRDRRENINLCRKLMGEYAVAAKETIGSWWEQILERTGKNPLICQRCKRGLLKLVLIIPPGRRDAMVT